The following proteins are co-located in the Robbsia betulipollinis genome:
- a CDS encoding Hsp20 family protein: MRHFDFSPLYRSAIGFDHLARLLDDTMRSDTQTSYPPYNVELVGENQYRITMAIAGFQRSELEIEFERDTLKVVGRRTERETTRTYLHRGIAERDFEHRFRVADHVKVVSAALDNGILQIELVREVPEALKPRKIEIGGGDGARLIEAETA; this comes from the coding sequence ATGCGTCATTTCGACTTCAGCCCCCTGTACCGTTCCGCCATCGGCTTCGATCATCTCGCGCGCCTGCTGGACGACACGATGCGCAGCGACACGCAAACCAGCTATCCGCCGTACAACGTCGAACTGGTCGGCGAAAATCAATACCGGATCACCATGGCGATCGCCGGCTTCCAGCGCTCGGAACTGGAAATCGAATTCGAGCGCGACACCTTGAAGGTCGTCGGCCGCCGCACGGAGCGGGAGACCACTCGCACCTATCTGCACCGTGGCATCGCCGAGCGCGATTTCGAGCACCGTTTCCGCGTGGCGGACCATGTAAAGGTCGTCTCGGCCGCGCTGGACAACGGCATCCTGCAGATCGAACTGGTGCGCGAGGTGCCCGAAGCGCTGAAGCCGCGCAAGATCGAGATCGGCGGGGGCGACGGCGCGCGATTGATCGAAGCGGAGACCGCATGA
- a CDS encoding DUF2325 domain-containing protein gives MKPCCIPGETAARRTVVRTRLSDLDSHLQCSVIGTCLSTADLRRLVPKFTVLERGSATDLELHHAAVELAVAGGPGAKALQKTLDERHAGAIRLLKSCDDEDALVQAWKGFVKAGDVASGYWALMCHPLATLAVQQVAFGDIHMLSHLVGASNRADIRRLVALEEENVALHEKIARQQQRLQQVSVARDALVRELRAQIVEQAAQLARQRDLSGGAEAADLRDALAQAEQRLALQAGLRETAERRSEHERQQAKALRDKLAEAFETLRVVQAEAEALECAMPGALAGGGGGDAGLRPNGAPAAPHDAAGAACAAATGETGETDAADATARAFAGKRIVYVGGRPASHAPLKALVASYGGRLLVHDGGIEDRKGLLAAMLPGADSVVFPVDCIDHGSMQLLKRVCDQHRIAYHPLRTASVASFLRHMRQVHGETANPIPVARCLRNA, from the coding sequence ATGAAACCGTGCTGTATTCCGGGTGAAACCGCCGCGCGCCGGACCGTGGTGCGGACCCGGCTCAGTGACCTCGATTCGCACCTGCAATGCTCGGTGATCGGCACCTGCCTGAGCACCGCGGACTTACGCAGGCTCGTGCCGAAGTTCACGGTGCTGGAGCGTGGTAGCGCGACGGACCTCGAATTGCACCACGCCGCGGTCGAGCTGGCGGTGGCCGGCGGCCCCGGCGCGAAGGCCCTGCAGAAGACGCTCGACGAACGCCACGCCGGGGCGATCCGCCTGTTGAAGTCCTGCGATGACGAGGACGCCCTGGTGCAGGCGTGGAAAGGTTTCGTCAAGGCGGGCGACGTCGCGTCCGGGTATTGGGCGCTGATGTGCCATCCCCTGGCGACGCTCGCGGTGCAGCAGGTCGCGTTCGGCGACATTCACATGCTCTCGCATCTGGTGGGGGCGTCCAATCGCGCGGACATCCGGCGCCTAGTCGCTCTGGAGGAAGAGAACGTGGCGCTGCACGAGAAAATCGCGCGGCAGCAGCAGCGTTTGCAGCAGGTGAGCGTCGCGCGCGACGCCCTGGTGCGCGAGCTGCGTGCCCAGATCGTCGAGCAGGCCGCGCAGCTGGCGCGACAGCGCGATCTGTCGGGTGGCGCCGAGGCCGCGGACCTGCGCGATGCGCTCGCGCAGGCGGAGCAGCGGCTGGCCTTGCAGGCGGGCCTGCGCGAAACTGCGGAGCGCCGGTCGGAGCACGAACGCCAGCAGGCGAAGGCGTTGCGGGACAAGCTCGCGGAGGCGTTCGAGACCCTGCGCGTCGTGCAGGCCGAAGCCGAAGCGCTGGAGTGCGCGATGCCGGGTGCATTGGCCGGCGGGGGAGGCGGAGACGCCGGCCTGCGCCCGAACGGCGCGCCGGCGGCGCCGCATGACGCAGCCGGCGCGGCTTGCGCCGCCGCGACCGGCGAAACCGGCGAAACCGATGCGGCGGATGCCACGGCCCGGGCGTTCGCCGGCAAGCGCATCGTATACGTGGGGGGGCGGCCGGCCTCGCACGCGCCGCTCAAGGCACTCGTGGCGTCCTATGGCGGCAGGCTGCTCGTGCACGATGGCGGCATAGAGGATCGCAAGGGTTTGCTGGCGGCGATGCTGCCCGGCGCGGATTCGGTGGTGTTCCCGGTCGACTGCATCGATCACGGCTCGATGCAGCTGCTCAAGCGCGTCTGCGACCAGCATCGGATCGCCTACCATCCTCTGCGCACCGCCAGCG
- a CDS encoding methyl-accepting chemotaxis protein, protein MATPHAVDAPVHGSLHDIARAGDLVMLVTMAASAAAAVAIGHYFFDGMFALLCSAVLLSLGAAAFVLARGTVLSRGVLVVGNLALIILHIQLGQGMVEFHFGIFVFLGLLLVYRDWRVLVFAAGLIAVHHVLFDRLMALHFGVFCTPAANLPKMLLHATYVVVQTGIEIFLALRLRESTVEAAELSAIVRAVDRGDRICLDVARLPVGAPNAIVLKAALLKVAAAIGEVSTAAASIETASTDIAKGNFDLSQRTEEQAASLQQTAASMEEITGTVRNTAETATRATELAGSASVAAENGGTVVERVVVTMADISDSSSKIAEIMSVIDGIAFQTNILALNAAVEAARAGEQGRGFAVVANEVRMLATRSASASKDIRRLIDDSGTKVALGLAQASAAGSSMGSIVAQARRVSQLMGEIADATDHQTAGITQVGEAVAQLDMVTQQNAALVDESAVAAQSLKEQAVRLNAVVNRFALAA, encoded by the coding sequence ATGGCGACACCCCATGCAGTTGACGCACCGGTTCATGGCAGTCTGCACGACATCGCGCGAGCGGGCGACCTCGTGATGCTGGTCACGATGGCGGCATCCGCCGCCGCGGCGGTCGCGATCGGGCATTATTTTTTCGACGGCATGTTCGCCCTGCTGTGCAGTGCGGTGCTGTTGTCCCTTGGCGCCGCGGCCTTCGTTCTGGCTCGCGGGACGGTGCTGTCCCGCGGCGTGCTCGTCGTGGGCAATCTCGCCCTGATCATTCTGCACATCCAGCTCGGACAGGGCATGGTCGAGTTTCATTTCGGCATCTTCGTGTTTCTCGGCTTGTTGCTGGTCTACCGCGACTGGCGGGTGCTCGTGTTCGCGGCGGGCCTGATCGCCGTGCATCACGTCCTGTTCGACCGTTTGATGGCGCTGCACTTCGGTGTCTTTTGCACGCCGGCGGCGAATCTGCCGAAAATGCTGCTGCATGCCACCTATGTGGTGGTGCAGACGGGCATCGAAATTTTCCTGGCGCTGCGGCTGCGCGAATCCACGGTGGAGGCGGCGGAACTGTCCGCCATCGTGCGTGCCGTCGACCGCGGCGACCGGATCTGCCTGGACGTCGCACGACTGCCGGTGGGCGCGCCCAATGCGATCGTGCTGAAGGCCGCGCTGCTCAAGGTGGCGGCGGCGATCGGCGAGGTGAGCACGGCGGCGGCATCGATCGAGACGGCGTCGACGGACATCGCCAAGGGCAATTTCGACCTCAGCCAGCGCACCGAGGAGCAGGCGGCCAGCCTGCAGCAGACGGCCGCCTCGATGGAAGAGATCACGGGCACCGTCCGCAACACGGCGGAGACGGCGACGCGGGCCACCGAGCTGGCCGGCTCGGCGTCCGTCGCCGCGGAGAACGGCGGCACGGTGGTGGAACGGGTGGTGGTGACGATGGCCGATATCTCGGATTCATCGAGCAAGATCGCCGAGATCATGTCCGTGATCGATGGCATCGCCTTCCAGACCAACATCCTGGCGCTCAACGCGGCGGTGGAGGCGGCGCGCGCGGGCGAACAGGGCCGCGGCTTCGCCGTGGTCGCCAACGAAGTCCGGATGCTCGCCACCCGCTCGGCAAGCGCGTCGAAGGACATCCGGCGGTTGATCGACGATAGCGGCACGAAGGTGGCCCTCGGGCTGGCGCAGGCGAGCGCGGCGGGCAGCAGCATGGGCAGCATCGTCGCGCAGGCGCGCCGGGTCAGCCAGTTGATGGGAGAGATTGCCGATGCCACCGACCATCAGACCGCCGGCATCACGCAGGTCGGCGAGGCGGTCGCCCAGCTCGACATGGTGACCCAGCAGAATGCCGCGCTGGTGGACGAGAGCGCCGTGGCCGCGCAGAGTCTGAAGGAGCAGGCGGTCCGTCTGAACGCGGTGGTCAACCGCTTCGCGCTCGCGGCCTAG
- a CDS encoding 2OG-Fe(II) oxygenase — protein sequence MTSFLNAAMLREFDAQRFGHRAPYPWQDFDRLLTPEGFARLYADFPPLSAFQHHVGLTRADGQRPHDRYYLAYEASLYHRAGKGDYGLEKRDGEGTIGHADLPPSWQAFIDELRDPDGYAGVVARALDAPAPAIRFAWHLGRTGSEVSPHHDARDKLGTHIFYFNTHDDWRPEWGGAFDILSGKQVARGNPDFEDFAASEAVGIIDNRSFLFKNTADAWHGVRTLTCPEGAYRRLFNVVFEQSDAPPRGIAGRVKRLFARPAAGR from the coding sequence ATGACTTCCTTTTTGAACGCCGCGATGCTTCGCGAATTCGATGCCCAGCGGTTCGGGCATCGCGCGCCCTATCCCTGGCAGGATTTCGACCGGTTGCTGACACCGGAAGGTTTCGCGCGGCTTTATGCCGACTTCCCGCCGCTGTCCGCCTTTCAGCATCACGTGGGTCTGACGCGGGCGGACGGCCAACGCCCGCACGACCGCTATTACCTGGCCTACGAAGCGTCGCTCTACCACCGGGCGGGCAAGGGCGACTACGGGCTCGAAAAACGCGACGGTGAAGGTACGATCGGGCATGCGGACCTGCCGCCGAGTTGGCAGGCCTTCATCGACGAACTGCGCGATCCGGACGGTTACGCGGGCGTCGTCGCGCGGGCGCTGGACGCCCCTGCGCCCGCGATCCGTTTCGCCTGGCATCTGGGACGCACCGGCTCGGAAGTGTCGCCGCACCACGATGCGCGCGACAAGCTCGGCACCCACATCTTTTATTTCAATACGCACGACGACTGGCGGCCGGAATGGGGCGGCGCGTTCGACATCCTGAGCGGCAAGCAGGTAGCGCGGGGCAATCCGGACTTCGAGGATTTCGCGGCAAGCGAAGCGGTGGGCATCATCGACAACCGCAGCTTCCTTTTCAAGAACACCGCCGACGCATGGCACGGCGTGCGTACGCTGACCTGTCCCGAAGGCGCATACCGCCGCCTGTTCAATGTGGTGTTCGAGCAGTCCGACGCGCCGCCACGCGGCATCGCAGGACGTGTGAAACGGTTGTTCGCGCGCCCCGCCGCAGGCAGGTAG
- the pdeR gene encoding cyclic di-GMP phosphodiesterase, whose protein sequence is MNEELDIDLLETYFGTASPYWRLPYDSNALELAAVRGPARLSCGLTPAQAAIIRAFNGVTAHAVLDVDLFGDRLKLHLVGKKMNAGEWAGTASSYHDTSAVARDLMNGLSFAEQIVSEVNSLVAVIDRNGLIQRFNRKCEEFSGLKEEDVIGKSGFELFMSSDQASASSGNIQDFFETGQSYEAERYLNTVQGRRLFLFRNKFVRSGSGVDQQFLICSGTDITEERNAQLRLRELANTDSLTGLLNRNALHEKVTQALAAAGDSKLGILFLDLDNFKKVNDHYGHVLGDRLLQDVAFAIKGCLAADDTLARLGGDEFIVLLGAASTGRVDDIAQRILERLREPFALGLMMVFTGCSIGIAVYPEHGNDVETLIRNADTAMYAAKDAGKKVYRIFAQDMNDKVSNYVWLDTNLRKALEENQLELHYQPLISQATGQIRSLEALLRWNSPERGRIPPLDFIGFAEESGLIGALGQWVMRAAATQAVKMKGQGLDLRISVNVSVRQLCDTDVVQHFADAMASAGMDDCMLDVELTESCFIEDETTAIAVIKQFRALGAQIYLDDFGTGYSSLSQLTRIPLDAIKLDRSFITSIDTNVKAQALVRSMVVVAGEFGFAVVAEGVETQAEATFLKAVDVGYLQGYLYSPPMPADAVVAWVGQHGKLRLIA, encoded by the coding sequence ATGAACGAGGAACTGGATATCGATCTGCTCGAGACGTACTTTGGCACCGCGAGTCCGTATTGGCGGCTGCCGTACGACAGCAACGCACTCGAGCTCGCCGCGGTGCGGGGCCCGGCGCGGCTGAGTTGCGGATTGACGCCGGCGCAGGCGGCGATCATTCGTGCTTTCAACGGCGTGACGGCCCACGCGGTGCTCGACGTCGATCTGTTTGGCGACCGGCTCAAGCTGCACCTGGTGGGCAAGAAGATGAACGCCGGCGAGTGGGCCGGTACCGCGTCGTCGTATCACGACACCAGCGCGGTCGCCCGCGATCTCATGAATGGGCTGTCGTTCGCCGAACAGATCGTGTCCGAGGTCAACTCGCTGGTGGCGGTGATCGATCGTAATGGCCTGATCCAGCGCTTCAACCGCAAATGCGAGGAGTTCAGCGGACTGAAGGAAGAAGATGTGATCGGCAAGAGTGGCTTCGAGCTGTTCATGTCCTCCGACCAAGCGAGTGCGTCGAGCGGCAATATCCAGGATTTCTTCGAGACCGGCCAGTCGTACGAGGCCGAGCGTTATCTGAATACCGTGCAGGGGCGGCGGCTGTTTCTATTCCGCAACAAATTTGTGCGTAGCGGCAGCGGCGTCGACCAGCAATTCCTGATCTGTTCGGGCACGGACATTACCGAGGAACGCAACGCGCAATTGCGTTTGCGTGAACTGGCGAATACCGATAGTCTCACCGGTTTGCTCAACCGCAATGCGCTGCACGAGAAAGTCACGCAGGCGCTGGCCGCGGCGGGCGACTCGAAGCTCGGCATTCTGTTTCTCGACCTCGATAATTTCAAGAAGGTCAACGACCATTACGGGCACGTATTGGGCGACCGCCTGCTGCAGGACGTGGCCTTCGCGATCAAGGGCTGCCTGGCGGCCGACGATACGCTCGCGCGGTTGGGGGGCGACGAGTTCATCGTGCTGCTGGGCGCGGCAAGCACCGGGCGGGTCGACGACATCGCGCAGCGGATCCTCGAGCGCCTGCGCGAGCCCTTCGCGCTAGGTCTGATGATGGTATTCACGGGCTGCTCGATTGGCATCGCCGTCTACCCGGAGCACGGCAACGACGTCGAAACGCTGATCCGCAACGCCGATACGGCGATGTACGCGGCGAAGGATGCCGGCAAGAAGGTGTACCGGATCTTCGCGCAGGACATGAACGACAAGGTATCGAACTACGTCTGGCTCGATACGAACCTTCGAAAGGCCCTGGAGGAGAATCAACTAGAGTTGCATTACCAGCCGTTGATCTCGCAGGCCACGGGTCAGATCCGTTCGCTGGAAGCGCTGCTACGCTGGAATTCTCCCGAACGCGGGCGTATCCCGCCACTTGATTTCATCGGTTTCGCGGAAGAGTCGGGCTTGATCGGCGCGCTTGGTCAATGGGTGATGCGCGCGGCGGCGACGCAGGCCGTCAAGATGAAGGGGCAGGGGCTCGACCTGCGAATTTCGGTCAATGTCTCGGTACGCCAGTTATGCGATACCGATGTCGTGCAGCACTTCGCCGACGCCATGGCGTCGGCTGGGATGGACGATTGCATGCTTGACGTGGAGTTGACCGAGAGCTGCTTCATCGAGGACGAAACAACGGCGATCGCCGTGATCAAGCAATTCCGGGCGCTGGGCGCTCAGATCTACCTCGACGATTTTGGCACAGGCTACTCCAGCCTGTCGCAGCTCACGCGCATTCCACTTGACGCGATCAAGCTTGATCGCAGTTTCATCACGTCGATCGATACCAATGTCAAGGCGCAGGCCCTGGTGCGCTCGATGGTAGTGGTTGCGGGGGAATTCGGCTTCGCGGTGGTCGCCGAGGGTGTGGAAACGCAAGCGGAAGCCACGTTCCTGAAGGCGGTCGACGTCGGATACCTGCAGGGCTATCTGTATAGTCCCCCCATGCCGGCGGACGCGGTGGTGGCATGGGTTGGCCAGCACGGCAAGCTCAGGTTGATCGCCTGA
- a CDS encoding OsmC family protein produces MKKTASAHWEGDVKNGIGSISTQTGVLKNAPYGFKARFEDGPGTNPEELIGAAHAGCFSMALSMILGNAGMVPKSIDTKATISLDKDGDGFAVKSSHLDVVVEIPGADQQKFDEAAAAAKAGCPISKLLNAEITMTATLKN; encoded by the coding sequence ATCAAGAAAACCGCTTCGGCTCACTGGGAAGGCGACGTCAAGAACGGCATCGGCTCGATCTCCACGCAGACCGGCGTGCTGAAGAACGCGCCCTACGGTTTCAAGGCCCGCTTCGAGGACGGCCCGGGTACCAATCCGGAGGAATTGATCGGTGCGGCGCACGCGGGCTGCTTCTCGATGGCCCTGTCGATGATCCTGGGGAACGCGGGCATGGTGCCCAAGTCGATCGATACCAAGGCAACGATCTCGCTCGACAAGGACGGCGACGGTTTCGCGGTCAAGTCTTCGCACCTGGATGTCGTCGTCGAGATCCCGGGCGCCGATCAGCAGAAATTCGACGAAGCGGCGGCCGCGGCCAAGGCGGGTTGTCCGATCTCGAAGCTGCTGAACGCCGAGATCACCATGACCGCGACACTGAAGAACTAA
- a CDS encoding crotonase/enoyl-CoA hydratase family protein, with product MNATDFQNHPDCRPFVEAGELTQLTAYYEKSRKTMWMMLHSRPRPCFTQALVDDIMRIAHVARNSDVQIDFWVNGSSVPEIFNTGGDLNFFVDAIRNNQRQALLAYARACVDAVYAVYTGFGTGAITIAMLEGSALGGGFEAALAHHFVLSQQDVRMGFPEIAFNLFPGMGGYSLVARKAHMRLAEELISTGETHTGEWFCDKGLVDQTFEPGDATLATRTFIDTMRPKLNGIRAMLRARQRVLPLSRAELMDITEDWVDAAFRIEEKDLAFMERLVVLQNRRVSKLTSTLR from the coding sequence ATGAACGCCACCGACTTCCAAAATCATCCCGACTGCCGCCCATTCGTCGAAGCCGGCGAACTCACGCAACTGACGGCGTATTACGAGAAATCCCGTAAGACGATGTGGATGATGCTGCATTCCCGTCCTCGTCCCTGTTTCACGCAGGCGTTGGTAGACGACATCATGCGCATTGCCCACGTGGCTCGGAATTCCGACGTGCAAATCGATTTCTGGGTGAATGGGTCGTCGGTGCCGGAAATCTTCAATACGGGTGGCGATCTCAACTTCTTCGTCGACGCGATCCGCAACAACCAGCGGCAGGCGCTGCTGGCCTATGCCCGCGCGTGCGTCGATGCCGTGTATGCGGTCTATACCGGGTTCGGTACGGGTGCGATTACCATCGCCATGCTCGAAGGCAGCGCGCTGGGTGGCGGTTTCGAAGCCGCCCTGGCGCATCATTTCGTGTTGTCGCAGCAGGACGTGCGCATGGGGTTTCCCGAGATCGCCTTTAATCTCTTCCCGGGCATGGGCGGTTACTCGCTGGTCGCGCGCAAGGCGCACATGCGACTTGCCGAGGAACTGATCAGCACCGGTGAGACGCATACGGGAGAGTGGTTCTGCGACAAGGGTCTGGTCGACCAGACCTTCGAACCGGGCGATGCCACCCTCGCCACGCGTACCTTCATCGACACGATGCGTCCCAAGCTCAACGGCATCCGGGCGATGTTGCGCGCGCGCCAGCGCGTGCTGCCGCTGTCGCGCGCCGAATTGATGGATATCACCGAGGACTGGGTCGACGCCGCATTCCGGATCGAGGAAAAGGATCTGGCCTTCATGGAGCGGTTGGTCGTCCTGCAGAACCGCCGGGTCTCGAAGCTGACGAGCACCCTGCGTTGA
- a CDS encoding methyl-accepting chemotaxis protein yields the protein MFEKIKVASALLAVLVVFCLFQVLTEGLGFWALSRTNGDVRNLANIALAQVDAVNETTQHLMDTRINLARAGTRMVRGGAEPREIVQHARDQLALADTSFRTFLAAPKTDDENRARERALADKYTELSKALGELAGYLDGNNIQAFLDQPTQGFQDRYLAEQHNFVTFGAAASRTSLDSIAGRMRLFQTFGIGILLVLVAAIVAVHVSLRRGVIAPLEEAGRHFDDIARGRLDQSIVARGNNEIGHLFAGLAAMQTSVARTVSTVRGTSDSINLGADEIATGNADLAARTESQAASLQETASSMAELTTAVRRNAEHAREANQLAAAALSATSHGGEVVGAVVAKMQGIARSSGKIAEIISVIDGIAFQTNILALNAAVEAARAGEQGRGFAVVAGEVRGLAQRSAQSAREIKALIDESETQVSDGSALVERAGVAMQEVSSSISRVTQMMADINASSQEQSLGIEQVNQAVSGMDRMTQQNAALVEEASAAASSLHEQTRRLTAAVAVFQLSA from the coding sequence ATGTTCGAGAAGATCAAGGTTGCGTCCGCACTGCTCGCGGTGCTGGTTGTATTCTGCCTGTTCCAGGTGTTGACCGAAGGCCTGGGATTCTGGGCATTGTCGCGCACCAATGGCGACGTCCGCAATCTCGCCAATATCGCGCTCGCCCAGGTCGATGCCGTCAACGAAACCACGCAACACCTGATGGACACGCGTATCAATCTGGCGCGGGCCGGCACGCGCATGGTTCGCGGGGGCGCCGAGCCGCGCGAGATCGTCCAGCACGCGCGCGATCAGCTCGCGCTCGCCGATACGTCGTTCCGCACCTTCCTGGCCGCGCCGAAGACCGACGACGAAAATCGCGCGCGCGAGCGGGCACTGGCGGACAAATACACGGAACTGTCGAAGGCGCTGGGCGAGTTGGCGGGGTATCTGGACGGCAACAACATCCAGGCCTTTCTCGATCAACCGACGCAAGGATTTCAGGACCGGTATCTCGCCGAGCAACACAATTTCGTGACGTTCGGTGCGGCGGCCAGCCGCACCTCGCTCGATTCGATCGCAGGGCGCATGCGGCTTTTCCAGACCTTCGGCATCGGCATCCTGCTGGTGCTGGTGGCCGCCATCGTCGCCGTGCATGTTTCGCTGCGTCGCGGCGTCATCGCGCCGCTCGAGGAGGCCGGCCGGCACTTCGACGATATCGCCCGGGGACGCTTGGATCAGTCGATCGTGGCGCGCGGCAACAATGAGATAGGCCACCTGTTCGCGGGCCTGGCCGCGATGCAGACCAGCGTCGCGCGCACGGTGTCGACGGTGCGCGGCACGTCGGACTCGATCAATCTCGGCGCGGACGAGATCGCGACCGGCAATGCCGATCTCGCGGCGCGCACCGAGAGTCAGGCGGCATCGCTCCAGGAGACCGCGTCGAGCATGGCGGAGTTGACCACCGCGGTGCGTCGGAACGCGGAGCATGCCCGCGAGGCGAACCAACTGGCCGCGGCGGCCTTGAGCGCAACCTCGCACGGCGGCGAGGTGGTGGGCGCGGTGGTGGCGAAGATGCAGGGCATCGCCCGGAGTTCCGGAAAGATCGCGGAGATCATTTCGGTCATCGACGGCATCGCGTTTCAGACCAATATCCTGGCCTTGAACGCCGCGGTGGAGGCGGCGCGCGCCGGCGAGCAGGGCCGCGGCTTCGCCGTGGTGGCCGGCGAAGTGCGGGGACTCGCGCAACGCAGCGCGCAATCGGCGCGGGAAATCAAGGCACTGATCGACGAGTCCGAGACGCAGGTGAGCGATGGCTCCGCCCTCGTCGAACGCGCGGGCGTGGCGATGCAGGAAGTATCGTCGTCGATTTCGCGTGTCACGCAGATGATGGCGGACATCAACGCTTCGTCGCAGGAACAGAGCCTGGGGATCGAGCAGGTCAACCAGGCGGTCTCGGGAATGGACCGGATGACGCAGCAAAACGCCGCCCTGGTCGAGGAAGCGTCGGCGGCGGCCTCTTCGCTGCACGAGCAGACGCGGCGCCTGACGGCCGCGGTGGCCGTATTTCAACTGAGCGCCTGA
- a CDS encoding LysR substrate-binding domain-containing protein, whose product MAVSIASELEFFVLVARHGNLAAAARALDITPPAATKRLVAMESRLGVRLVNRTTRSASLTSEGETYLTHAVRILADIQDMEDAVASSRERPRGLLRVNVTLGFGRTTIAPLVSAFARRYPDVEVQVEVTDRPVDLVESGFDLAIRFGALPDKRLNARRILSNRRFLCASPAYLARHGEPADLAELARHRCIVHRQNDDAYGIWRFTRGDHTDVVKVRGTLSSNDGDIVLGWALDGHGILVRSEWDLAKYVRSGRLRIVLPGFALPPADLFVYYPSWRNQPARARAFIDFIVGRLHDATPPGIPDGPIAPV is encoded by the coding sequence ATGGCCGTGTCGATCGCTTCGGAACTTGAATTCTTCGTGCTGGTGGCGCGCCACGGCAATCTCGCCGCGGCCGCGCGCGCCCTCGATATCACGCCGCCCGCGGCGACCAAACGGCTCGTGGCCATGGAAAGTCGCCTGGGAGTACGGCTGGTCAACCGCACCACGCGCAGCGCCAGCCTGACCAGCGAAGGAGAGACCTACCTGACCCATGCGGTGCGGATTCTGGCCGATATCCAGGACATGGAGGACGCGGTGGCCAGCAGCCGCGAGCGCCCGCGTGGGCTGCTGCGCGTCAACGTGACCCTGGGTTTCGGCCGCACGACGATCGCCCCGCTCGTATCGGCGTTCGCCCGGCGCTATCCCGATGTCGAAGTGCAGGTGGAGGTCACGGACCGGCCGGTGGACCTGGTGGAAAGCGGTTTCGACCTGGCGATCCGTTTCGGCGCACTCCCGGACAAACGCCTGAACGCGCGCCGCATCCTGTCGAACCGGCGCTTCCTGTGCGCGTCTCCCGCCTACCTCGCGCGGCATGGCGAACCGGCCGATCTGGCGGAACTGGCGCGTCACCGGTGCATCGTCCATCGACAGAACGACGACGCCTACGGTATCTGGCGTTTTACACGGGGCGACCACACCGATGTCGTGAAGGTGCGCGGTACGCTGTCCAGCAACGATGGCGACATCGTGCTGGGCTGGGCGCTCGACGGTCACGGCATTCTCGTGCGCTCCGAGTGGGATCTCGCCAAATACGTCCGCAGCGGCCGGCTGCGCATCGTCCTCCCCGGGTTCGCGCTGCCGCCCGCGGATCTGTTCGTCTACTACCCGAGCTGGCGCAATCAGCCGGCACGCGCGCGCGCGTTCATCGATTTCATCGTCGGGCGCCTCCACGATGCCACGCCGCCCGGGATTCCGGACGGGCCGATCGCGCCGGTCTGA
- a CDS encoding DUF938 domain-containing protein, whose translation MRSSVHSPMTDGPRRRAPAVARNRDPILAVLKRVLPAAGTVLEIAGGTGEHAVHFASGLPGVTWLASDPDAASLASIAAWRHTAGLPNLLPPIALDVEAPRWDVPAGLRAVVCINMIHIAPWSATQALFAGAARHLEEKGVLFLYGPYRRDGAHTAPSNAAFDLDLRGRDPRWGIRDLEAVRTLAAAAGFAFVEEVPMPANNLSLVFRRQG comes from the coding sequence ATGCGTTCGTCCGTCCATTCCCCCATGACCGATGGCCCGCGCCGCCGTGCGCCGGCCGTCGCGCGTAACCGCGATCCGATTCTCGCGGTACTGAAGCGCGTGCTGCCCGCCGCGGGCACCGTTCTCGAAATCGCCGGCGGCACGGGCGAGCACGCGGTGCATTTCGCGAGCGGGCTGCCCGGCGTGACCTGGCTGGCGAGCGATCCGGATGCGGCATCGCTGGCGTCGATCGCGGCATGGCGGCACACGGCCGGCTTGCCGAATCTGTTGCCGCCGATCGCGCTCGACGTCGAGGCGCCGCGCTGGGACGTACCGGCGGGCTTGCGCGCGGTCGTGTGCATCAATATGATCCACATCGCCCCGTGGAGCGCGACGCAGGCCTTGTTCGCGGGCGCGGCGCGGCATCTGGAAGAAAAAGGCGTGCTGTTTCTGTATGGGCCCTACCGACGCGACGGCGCGCATACCGCGCCGAGCAACGCCGCGTTCGACCTGGACTTGCGCGGGCGCGACCCGCGCTGGGGAATCCGCGATCTGGAAGCCGTGCGGACGCTCGCGGCGGCCGCGGGTTTCGCGTTCGTCGAGGAGGTGCCGATGCCGGCGAACAACCTGAGCCTGGTGTTTCGCCGGCAGGGCTAG